The genomic segment AACACCAGGGGGAAAAGGCATAGAAGCCACTGACGCCCACGCCCCTTTTATATGTTGAATCTCGATCTTGAAGCCCATCGATAACAGGAACATAAATTTTCTCACAAGTCAATACACAGTCCGAAGATAAATAAAACTAGCAATCGAACCCAATGGATAAGATCCTTCTCAAATCTTTATTTAAGTACAATAGTCAAAGGTTGATGCTAAGACCATGATATTCCAACAATTCCCCATTGCAAAATTAGATCCTTCAAATTTCTGAGCAATATGCCCAAGTAACTCTAGATACAACAATGAACCGACAAAATTTTATTGATCACAGAGAGAGAACATGGCATTAAGAGAAACTGAAGACCACTTACTTGAATCTCCAACCCCAGTTGAAATGTCGTCTCCAAAAGCTGATGAACTATACAAATTTCTCCGTTCAGCAGCACGATCCCTGTAAGTACTTTGTGACTGTTCTTTATTTAAAACAGAAGAAGACGGCATCTCTGAGAATCTTCTTTTACTACCACTAGCAACAGGCTGTGCATAAGAACCCAAGGCAGATGCATCTGTTCTGAATGGAGCCACTGTTGTGGACATATCTGCGACTGTTGAAGATGATACAGCGCTAAATGTACTGATTGAAGAAGTGGAAGGAACTTCTGCTGAACTTGTATAAAGGGTATCTGATTTGACCACCCTCAGTCCTGAGCCTCTGATAACACCCTTTAAAGTTCCTGCAGAACTGGTAGTAACAGACCTTGCCTTTTCTTGAGATTCCAAGTTTGTAGATTGTGTCATGGCACTCATTGTAAAGCCTGAAGAAGCCATAGCATTTTCTTTTGCTGTCAGCACTTCATTTTTTAACTTGTTCTTTGTTGATGATGCGGGGATGGCTTTTTCTTCAGCTGAAATTGACAGTTGATTGTCATCAAGAGCCACACGTGGTGCTTGTCCTTCGTGACTCCTTTGCTTCCAAATGCTTAAAACATTATTCATCTTCTTTTTGTTAGCCAAGATGCTACTTTTGGAGGCTAGTCTTATTTCTTTTAACTTCTCCTTCTCTTTCTTCTCAGCAGCtattgctgctgctgctgctgcctgAACGGCGTCGGGTAATGAAGCAGATTTCTCATTTGCTGTTATGGTAGCTGCTGGGGCAGATATTACAACTTTCCGACTACTGGAGGAACCATCAGACGCCTTAGAAGTTTCAATCTGCTTTTCAGTTGTTTCATCACTCTGATTAGTGCAAGGGACATATTGCTGGGTTGTGTGGTCAAAAGAATACCAGGCACTGTTGTTGCCGTCGTAATATAAACCTATGGAGCAGATGATGTAAAATCTATATCAACATAATATAACACTATATCATCAAATTAGACAAATTGTCTGTCATGCAACAAGAAAGATGAATCAGCAGAAAGTAGAATATTTTCCTTTGCACGCAATATTTCAGATTGCTCGATTCAATGTGCATTATGATGATGAAGTACACCAGGTCAAAAACAAGGAATTTCAAGAAGTGATAAAGACTCAATGAgagaaaattgtcaaaaaaaaaagaagtaaaCCAACACTTCACAAAAACTGCTAAAAGTATGGCTCAAGAACCAGCACCAAGAAATAAAAAAGTTTTAATTGTAATGAATTGCATCTCTATATGGAAAATACATGTAAGACAAACAATTTCAATCAAATACCCTATGCATGAGTTATATGTGGAGCCTGGTCAGGTTCTCTGTGTTGTGTTGATCAGTACAGGCTTTTGGCATCAAAATAAACAGAATTCCATCATCCAGCATTTTATTCAGGACGAAAATCACAGGGACAAATTCATAGGCCACACCTCATTGGCCAGATCATATAATCTTTCCACTATTAAAATACATGACATCCTTTACTTTCTAGTACGCAGTGAAAGATTTCCTTATCATAAGAGTAAAGTTGGAAAGCTCCACTATCTTAGGTATATAATACATAAGGAAGAAAGCCAATACTTCACTTAGCAAGAATAGGTATCAATACCACGACACTTCACTGCGAAAATTATAGAACCCTATACTGCAAACTTTTATCCATCGGATTCTCAATTTTACTTTGCAAGAACAGGTATCAATGTCATTTACACTCTTCACTGGGAAAATTATAGAACCCTACCCTACAAACTTTTATCCATCAGATTCTCAGATAGATAGGAACGTGTGGATGAGTGAGACAAATACTAGGCAGGAATTGAAAAAACACATAATACAATACATCAATCAGCGACTATTAAAAGCTTATAACTAACCTGCTACTCTTATTTGTATGATCCCATCAAAAAAGTATCATGGAATAAAAAACATGAAGGCAAACCAACATTAGACCATACCATGGTTTAGTTTGAAGGATACGAACAAACTGAATCACAAAACCCTTTTCTGTTTCGATTCCCAAAAAATGGTACCAAAAACGAGAACCAATAGTTCAATTCCGATTCTTTAAAATAGGAAATAAAGCTGTGGGATCGTAGATGGAATCATACGTCTATCTTGAATTGTAAATTCTCGAGTATACATAGACATCTTAAGTTGCataatttacataaataaaaatcaagccatatttgttttttgttccacataattttttttaaaatcctaTGATATATCATCTCAATTGATTAAACTTACTTACTCTCACAACCTTACAAGCCCGCTATTTTTTGATCCAGCATtaaatttcaaaagaaaaaacatCGTTTAAATTGTTTTGAAAGTTATAACCGATACAGTTATCAACCATAACTAAAATTTGTCAAAGCAATAAGATTCTAGTTAAGCTGTCCATTTTGGAGTAATGGCTCATAAATCCAAGCTCCGagatttaaaacaaaaaacgaTAATTATGTATTGTCCGTACACTTTACAGTTAGATTAATGTATTATGAATGGTGACACAACAGATTTATTTCAAGCGTCCACCAGATACAAtgaataaaattctttttttcAAGGGATTGAAGAAAATAATAGCTTTTATGGACATGGGATCTTTAAAGTAAGTCAAGGGCAGGGGTTTGTGATTCTAGTTCATGTCTTCCACAAAGGGATATATTAGTGAAAGTTCAGCAAACAATCGCAAAACATACCTGTATTTCCATCATAGTAGAACCCAGAAGCAGCATCAAAGTAATAGCCGGAGGCCTCATCCCACACAAAACCAGATTGTGGAGGGGCAGAATTATTTTGACCTGAGACACCGCCCTGCTCTTGACCACCAGATGATTGTTTATCATCTGGATTATATTCTTTGGGCGCCCAACCAACTGCATCATACTACAAGATATGCAGGAAGAAACGTGTCTCAAATGAAACAGAACTATGTTAgcaaatgtgtgtgtgtgtgtatatatatatatatatagtgctgCAGAAAAGGGGATAACAAACCTGCTGGGCAAATGTTGCGGCTTCAATTGCAGCAGCAGCGAGACTGCTAGACTGAGAAGCTCCTGAAGCTGTGGATCCAGGCCCAATTATACTTTTGGCATAGGCAACTCGAAGGATCTGACCATTTTTCTCCAAAGTAGTGCCATTTGTGGCATCAAGTGCTTTAGTAGCATCCTCAACCTTAAGGTAATTCGACGTACAGACAAATTTATTGATAATAAATACTTGTCCTCATTAAAAGAAGAATCAGAAAGATGAGCTTTCAAAGGGAATGAAAACATTCACGAAATCCAGGGACAAAAGAGAGACTACAAAACCAACTATTACAGTGAACAATAGCTATTACGCCCATTTTGAACATCTTATTTTGGAGATTAGAGGGAAGAAAAATAAACAGAAAAAGAAAGTGCACCTGAGGAATTCATAGTAAATAGATGCCCTTTCCAATGGCCTATGCAGTTATCAGAGCTTCCTTGAAATCTAGGCTAACTTTTCCGGAAGTCGGAGAATCTCTCAAGACGGGGAAAAAGGGCATCAAAGAATCAGACACCAACAATTAGATCACAATCCACAGAACCAATTTCATACATATTTATGCCTTCAGAGTAACATTGAACAAACACTATATGATACATTGAGTTTTGCAAGCCATTTTTTCAGAATTCATTAGACAATTAATTAAACAGTCTCTCACACCCTGTGCTACTTTCAACTTTCAACATCAAGTGGCTTTAATATTTGCACATGTTTCATGAAAAGGTCGCCTAATATTCAAGGATAAACAAAATCCTAATAGATGACAGAAGGAATTATATTGGTCTGTTCTTGGGTACTCTCTTCGGCAAGTATATTCATACAGCCCTTacaacacaaacatttattagTTTTGAAATTAAGCCCTGaattttgatatgttaacaCATATTTACCTTCCACAACCAACAGAACATTCAGAAACATCGCTCAAATTATATAATGGTCCTGTCAATCACTTTATTAAAGCACGTTTCTTTCAGTTCCAAAGAATTAACTGTAATATTACATTTCTTTTGTCGACTATCTGAAAACACAATATAATCATTTTGTTGCGAAAAATACTAAACCACCAATGTGAAAAGCCTGGCTattacataaaaatataattggaAGGTGACGTTTGCCGTTACTTCTAATCCTTTTAGCACAACAATTGGAATCCGTTATTCATGAACAGGCACTAAAATTACTCTGTACTTACCGAGTAAAAATGCACAAAAGCGAATCCTCTTGAGACATGTGTGAATTTGTCTCTGACAAGCCGCAAATCCTGCAATTTTGATTATGTTATTGTATATATAAACTGAAAGGCAGATTAAAAAAATAGCACACAACAAAGGAAAAATAATGCACCTTGATAGGAGCATGTTTAGAAAATTCATAACGCAACATTTCCTCATCAGCATTTTCATCCAACCCACGAACAACAAGAACATATGTAGGACCTAAAGTGCATATCAATTTAAGAATTATTGAATGCAGAAAAGTTATGTTTTTTAATAATGATAGCGCACCATAAACCAACCTGCTTCTCCTTTCTTGCCAATTGGAGCAGGATTAGATGATGTCATGTCAGCTGGAGGAGCATCTTCAGTTCTAGGCTCATTACACTGAAAAGTGATGGACAGAGGGTTCAATATTTTGTATGGCTAACACATAACCTCTCATGCAAAAAGATATGTAGAGGTTTTTTCTTTTTCAGAGAGGGGGTAAACTAGCTAACAGGGAAATTTTTCCCTAAGACAGAGAGAGCGAGAGAATTCACAAATCAAAACAAAGTTCAAAACACTAGTAGCGAAAGCTGGGAAATCTCAAATCTCGAAGTGAAAAAATATTCTACAGAACTAGAGGGTGAGAAATTAAACCTGAAAACAGAATGTTCGCCGAGCAAAATTGATGCAGCCACATATGGTGCACATCCAATCAGATGGCACTGAGACACTTTTACGGTTACCATGACCCGATCTTGGTGCAGTATCTACTCCAATAGATCCACCGGCCATCCCAGTTGGCTTGCTACTGCAATGAAAGTAAAATTTATGTTGCAGCGGTAGACAGAGTTTCATCAGTAATAAATAACAAGCTTAAATCGGTGCCGAATTCGgtttattaaaatataagaaACTAATCAGCAATTTTTCAAATCAGTTGAATCTAGCAGTTTAGAGTCTTTAGAAGGAAGCAAATAATTCAATTATCCAAGCTTGTAAAATTCGAACATTGCAGTAATGAAGAAGATAAAAGCAGATACAGGATACAAAAGCATAGTGCAGAATATTCTGACATCACCCTTACtcgaaaatattataataataccCTCGCAAAAAACAGCAAGTTTATTTTATCTCTACGCATCAAGAAATTATGAGCTCACTTTTTCCCAATAATTCCCAACAGTTTCCTTTAGATAGTACCATAGTTCTTCCAATCCTCTCTTTTGCTTGGTGGTGAACAAGTACTtcttgtttaaataaattaaaacatgTAACTTTTGCATGACTACACTCAAGATCAAACCTGTAACTTCGGAACTCTCCATGTATTTTAATGCTCTCGGTATTCCATCAAATTCATTAATATGTTACCTTTTCAACACAATTCAGCTACACCAAATTAATGTCAGCTGACTGAGGACAGACAAAATATTGGAATGAGTTCCTTATACCTGTATTCAAAGAAGAGCTTCCTACCATCCACGAGAAGACCATCATCCCCAAGCCTATCCATCATCGCCTGAGCTGCATCCTGCTTTACATAATAAGCTCCATATTTGACAGCATTCAACAAATATCAAACATATTAATAGAACGTTTTGCACTTCCATACCACGGAAGGAAAGTCAATAAAAGCAAACCCGCGAGAAATGCCAGAATTTCTCTCTTTAATGACACGAACATGTCGTAGGGGTCCCCATTCAGCCTGTTTTTTAAAGAAACAAGATTGTGAATGTGAATCAGGTAGATTGATGCAAATCAAGTAATCAAATCACATATTGAATTATTAAAGGAAAAGTTGTATGTGTTAAGTAATTACAAGGATCTGATATAAATCTTCTTCGGTGGTCTTCGGAGAAAGACCCTTCGCAACAACAGTAGCAGAGGGAGCCTATAAAGAGACAGCACAACGGATCAATCTATCAAACAAGAGAAGAAAATAACTAAAGCAACTTGTCGTACAAATGAAGCATACAACAGAGTATTGGTCATGATGATATCTATCATTGTGATTTCTATGTCGGTCTCTCCCATGCCAGCTGTCATCATAGCTGTCCTCCCTATGACTTCGTCCATGATTTCTACCTAGAGGAGACCTTGACCTAGCACGATCATCCCGACCATGAGAACGAGATCGAGAATGTTCAGTGCCTTCCATACGGACTTCCATCCCTTTCCCAACTCGGACCTCTTTTGTCACGCTCACGATCTCGAGATTCACGCCTTCTCCAGTTGCCTTCTCTCCTATCATCTTTGTCATAATCAGAATCATAACTTTGACGTCCGTAATCATAATTTCTTTCATGGCTATCCTCCCTGCCGTGATGAGAAGCACGAGACCTATAATCATAGTCATAATCATCATATGCATAGTCATCGCGGTCACGCGCTCCGTATCTAGCAGGCCTATCAAATCCATCATCACAAGAACTGTCAATAGTCCAGTTACAGTTATAAGATATAGCTGTTTCCAATCATGATATAGATCAATCTAGTCATAGTTTATCAGCGTCACAAAAAAAAACCATTTATCGACATGAATCAACATACAGCTTCTCATGTCGTCTGTAATCCTTTTCAATAGAATATTCTTCTTCGTAGCTTCTTCTCCTTGTTTGTGGCCACATATTAGCTGTTGAATGCGGAGGAGGATAACTATCCCTCTCCAACATGTCCCGGTGTAAGGATCCCCTTGGGTAGACATTGTCCCTCGAGAACCTTTCATCTACAAACCTCCGATCATCATATGATACACCAGCCCTGTCAAAAAAATACCAAGGATGGACAATAGAATAAGGTGAAAGAAATGAAGGAAACAAGCAGATGAAACAaggaaaagtacaatactgcaGCTATTAGAAAACCTTAATGTAATAAACATAATGAGAGAAAAAACAAAAGGAAAACATCAACGCCTCAAATTTACTTTGCTCTTGATCCATCCAAGAGCAACCTTCAACTGCATTCTGTTGAGTATGCGCCTCGAGAATATTCTATCTCACTACAAGAAACAAATTACACTCTTGACTATTAAGCATCAAACTGCACTCACCGAAAACTTGAATCGTGAACGGCACCATAACCCTCCAAGGCCTGTGGATTCAAGAGGATAAGCTATATCAGCAATTAATAATCATGCTAAAGACAGGGACGATTCCACATCCTCACTGTTCCATGGCTTCTCTCATATATTCAATAAGGATGAGAGTCCGCAAAAATATGGAGAATCACATGTGCCTAATTTCTCAAATATCATGTGATTAAAAGGAAACCACAATTACGCTGTTATGTTCCCATCCTTGCTGCAGACCATAGCGGCCAGGATCCATTGATTCTGGCGACAGTCAACGTTCCTACAAAGATCCTGGTAATTGTTGAGAAGTCGCAGAAGCAAGATGAATTGAATCTTTCCTGTAACCGACGAACAAATAGCAGTTATGCAATTATCAACCGAAAACTTTTGATCAACTGGCTTCCCTCTAATTGGCATCCTCATAATTACACCTCCAAATCATCCATCTAAAATTCTCTTAAAGTACATAAACTAAGGTGTCAAAGAGGCAATAATCAACAATCAGGAACATCATCTGCTCATTGAGTGGTTAAATGATCTCCACCTGTCGACGATAGGCACTACATTCAATCGAGAATCCGCATAAATGTTCCGTTAGTTTTTTGAAATTACAAGAAAACTCTCTCTGTTACAAGTATAGAAAAAGTAAACGCTcttaataaatcataaaaaattacAATTGTACCTTTCTGGGTGTAGTACTAGTTACACATTGAAATCATAGCAAAAGCAAAGCGATAGATAGCAATTGCATAGACAATGTAGAGTAGAAACAAGTATAAAAGTAAATAAATCAGATAAAGTTGGCATTTCAGATTTGAATCCCAGATAGAAGTTAAGGAAGTTTAATGAATTCCGTCTCAAACTGCACAACCGTCGAAAAAATCCATCAAACGAATATGCAGCAAGCGTGCAGAAAAAAACTCCAGCAGTGACATTAGCAGCAATAAGACACATTATTATTGGGAAAAAAGATAAGAATAACGGTCACAAGCAGTAGGATTGTTGGGAAAAGGGGAAAGCATAGCGGTCACGAGCGGTAGGCTTGAATGAATCTTGTAAATTGTCAACTAGCACTACAAACGTTAAGTTCTAATTTTTtatccacaaaaaaaaaaagaaccagCACCATCAAAGCGACGAAAAAAAGAATGAAATCCCCGCCATTTTACCACATTACAGAATGGTTGGGACCACTTTTCATCACTGCTTAAATATACAATGGTTGCAGCATAAGTGCCAAGATTCATCTGTCCCTCGACAGATTATGCAGCGTTACGGTCCATCATAATGAAAAATGGTAACCAAAATTCGTGAAGGAATACATAGAAAAGAAGAAGCCAAATCCAATCCAATACGGGACTACGTTAAACAAGCTAACATAAATTTCTATCATGTTTCAACAAAAAGATGATTAACAAACAATTAAGCGACAAATCAAAACAGGGAAAGAAATAAACTTTGTTTTGGAAATTCTAAatccataaaataataaaactttgCAACTAAAATCACGGCTTCGAACAAGAAATCACTTTCggatgataaaaataaaatccatcaCGAATATGCGCGGTCAGGCGTTGAAGTATACGATAGaaaacaaaacatgaaatcaCAGTCGAAAAAAAACAGACGCCGGAGATTTACCGCCGACGAAGACAAGCTCGCCGTCACGCCGTGAACAGGACAGTGGATATCAATGGGATTAGGGTTTTCAGGTATGAAGCCAGAACTTCGCAAGTAGGGGTGAATGCTCTCGTGGGCTTTTGGGCGTTGAATGATAAATATCGTACCAGCGCAAGCAAAATTGGGCTTATatacaattttaaatattatataatagataattaaatatgtgAAATTTTCTGGGCAACTTAGGTTTCAGTACCTAAAgtttttcaatttttgttttagTACCCAACTTCCCAAAATACCCTTTAtgctttaatttaaataattgattttttcttttaaaatttaacggcccatcatgcttccgtaaaataaattaaacattatacctctttgaccggagtgccaccgggttatatccaccgtattttacagactgctcctcacagccTAACCACGCGATCGCAATCGATGGTTACCgacgcagattccttcagcagcacttggcacaactctaattcgtttcctaccttagagtgtaaagtataaaataaaattttgaaaataatacatgagaggggctagagcaaaagatctcttttattcaaacacaagcatttatttattacatagtaacctcctgtagaggaggagaaacttgtttagctacttatcgtagctgaactcttaacactcataaaacttgaaaagaaaatattacaaccttgtatgaaagaaatggagaaaatatttgatgatcttCACTTCTTTCTTCCTGcattatttatagaaggctccttcggatttgaacttcggatttcaaatcttcataagcctttacagcttgcattgGGGACCATTTGGTGGTTGAGGGGTCcctgtctagattattaatcttgacatcaacttctcatcctcctttatctctcttagataccattgacgatgagtttccaggatatcggcagtaatttcatcttttttatactctttgaaatgatttactaaccat from the Primulina eburnea isolate SZY01 chromosome 3, ASM2296580v1, whole genome shotgun sequence genome contains:
- the LOC140827709 gene encoding LOW QUALITY PROTEIN: SUPPRESSOR OF ABI3-5 (The sequence of the model RefSeq protein was modified relative to this genomic sequence to represent the inferred CDS: deleted 2 bases in 2 codons), which gives rise to MDPGRYGLQQGWEHNSALEGYGAVHDSSFRAGVSYDDRRFVDERFSRDNVYPRGSLHRDMLERDSYPPPHSTANMWPQTRRRSYEEEYSIEKDYRRHEKLSCDDGFDRPARYGARDRDDYAYDDYDYDYRSRASHHGREDSHERNYDYGRQSYDSDYDKDDRREGNWRRRESRDRERDKRGPSWERDGSPYGRHEHSRSRSHGRDDRARSRSPLGRNHGRSHREDSYDDSWHGRDRHRNHNDRYHHDQYSVAPSATVVAKGLSPKTTEEDLYQILAEWGPLRHVRVIKERNSGISRGFAFIDFPSVDAAQAMMDRLGDDGLLVDGRKLFFEYSKPTGMAGGSIGVDTAPRSGHGNRKSVSVPSDWMCTICGCINFARRTFCFQCNEPRTEDAPPADMTSSNPAPIGKKGEAGPTYVLVVRGLDENADEEMLRYEFSKHAPIKDLRLVRDKFTHVSRGFAFVHFYSVEDATKALDATNGTTLEKNGQILRVAYAKSIIGPGSTASGASQSSSLAAAAIEAATFAQQYDAVGWAPKEYNPDDKQSSGGQEQGGVSGQNNSAPPQSGFVWDEASGYYFDAASGFYYDGNTGLYYDGNNSAWYSFDHTTQQYVPCTNQSDETTEKQIETSKASDGSSSSRKVVISAPAATITANEKSASLPDAVQAAAAAAIAAEKKEKEKLKEIRLASKSSILANKKKMNNVLSIWKQRSHEGQAPRVALDDNQLSISAEEKAIPASSTKNKLKNEVLTAKENAMASSGFTMSAMTQSTNLESQEKARSVTTSSAGTLKGVIRGSGLRVVKSDTLYTSSAEVPSTSSISTFSAVSSSTVADMSTTVAPFRTDASALGSYAQPVASGSKRRFSEMPSSSVLNKEQSQSTYRDRAAERRNLYSSSAFGDDISTGVGDSNRDSTYKRGVGVSGSMPFPPGVGGGRVTGDLDSQSYDIITADRAIDESNVGNRMLRNMGWHEGLGLGKDGSGMVEPVQAQTMETRAGLGSQPKKVDPNLEVQAGDSYKAVIQKKAIARFREMS